The Drosophila sulfurigaster albostrigata strain 15112-1811.04 chromosome 3, ASM2355843v2, whole genome shotgun sequence genomic sequence GCATATATGGCTCCCGATGCGGTGATCCGTATCGTCCGCGTGGACTTGGCGAACGCTCCAAGCGACGTCGCATGCGCTCAGGGGAAATGCGTTCGGGCGAATCCCCGGGAACACCACCGCCATTGTCATAGCCGCGACCCATGCTGCGTGAGTTGCGAACGAGGTTGCCTCTACCTGGTGAGCGGGATGCGCTGCGCTTCATATTGTGGATTTTGACTGTAATTCGATCGAGATCAGCTCCTTCTCTATGAATACTCATGAGCAGGAGCGGATAATCGGATAATTACGCCAATTATGTGACTGCCTTTTGCTTGTGACAAAGTCtgtaaatatgcatattcatTAGTAAAGGCATATTtacgaaacacacacatgtatatgtatgaAAATCAAATAGCCGCAAAgcaaacgaagaaaaaaaatggcGGCCCTCGACTTTAGCGTCGACCCCGACgtaggtaaaaaaaaaaagaaattacgactatcatttaatatacataatatatgttTCTAACTTAAATTTACTTAACAATTCTTCTCCCGTAACTTACCACTAACTTTTTATACGGCTTTTTAGTGTAGTGCACGTTTATTgactaattttaatattggCACTGAAAATTCCGACTTTCTGCGGCTCGCAAATTCTTTCTGTATGTGTCGAAAAAATAATGCGCTGCAGCAAGACCAACAATTTCTCTTCTAAATATActacatctaaaaatatactaatatactaaaaaaaaaaaagtattgttATTTTAGAATTCCACGCACATATATCGCATTAGAAAAATATTGTGATTCTGCGTGCTTGGACAACACTgatattttcagttttcttaGTTTTTCTGCGAATCATTATGAAAATAGCTCTCCAAATAAATAGCTCTAGTtagtttggtatttttagtgttgtaaatttaatagcgGGGCACTCAGGGCACCATATCGATGACGACGCTGTTTTTCCGATGTATCCGATGTAAAAAATGCCAGGCCGGTCGGATATTTCAGAGGttgttttattgtaataaacGGCCACTGCATtcaatattgttattgtttgttaaGGATTATTAGTTACAACGGATTAGCCCATAAAGTCcataatttttcattattaacaGTTGCATTGTCACTGaaacatatgtagatatatgtttttaatgttactagtataaataaaaaaatgtaaacattcCCGGCCGCATTCAAGATATGCAAATCTTGCAAATTTTAACAAACCCTTAAATGTTTGTATTGTTGCTGTAAAATGCACTTCCCAGCGAAACGTCCAACAGCTGTTTAGCGATATGAAGTTCATATTACTTatctaaatatacatacatacatacacatattgcTCTCTCCCTTGTTCTTGCTTGCGCTCTCACAgcatgtttgttgttgtatgccAAACAgatgatgacaacaacaatcacaaatggaaaattataGAATTGAGCGGCGAACgcttaaaagtaaaatatgcCAGCGTCTGCTAGTCATTCTACTTCTAACAATGTCTGCGAGCGGTTCTCAAATTGTAGGTGCCTCGTCTTCCGAGGTGTCCCCAAAAGATCAGGCGCGTTACGACCATTATCGTATCTATAATGTCCAGTTCGACAATGAGCAGCAGATTGAGTTGTTCCAGAAACTGGAGGCTGAGAGCGACAGCTTAACCTTTATCGGACATGCTCGCGAGGTTGGACAAAAACTTTCCATTCTGGTTGCTGCACATCGCGTTGCTGATTTTGCCGATTTGCTGGCAACGTACAAAGTGCAGCATCGTGTGTTggtgaatattttatttacttgtttgttGGTTTCTTGATTATAAGTGGAGTGTGTCTTGCAGACGTATAATTTCCAGGAAAAGATCGATCGCAATATGCGCGAAGTGCTGCCAGAGCATGTGGATGTCTCTAAATATGATTGGCAGCACTTTTTCCACCTCAAAACCATCTACGATTGGTTAGATCACATGGCCAGCAAATATCCTGAACAGATCAGCGTTCTGGACATGGGCAGCAGCACCCAGGGGAACGCAATTAAAGGCCTTCAACTTGGCAAGAATCCGGCGAATAAAGCCATTTTCATTGAAAGCGGAATTCATGCCCGCGAATGGATTGCACCGGCCACAGCCACTTACATTATTAATGAGCTATTGACGTCGCAGGATGAGCGTGTCCAGCAGCTGGCAAAGAACTATAATTGGATTATATTTCCATGCGTCAATCCTGATGGTTATCGTTACACCTTTGAGCATGATCGTATGTGGCGAAAGAATCGCCAGCTGTTTGGTACTTGCCGTGGCGTTGATCTTAATCGCAACTATCCTGATCATTGGAACACTACGGGATCGAGCAGTGACCCAACACGTTACGATTTTGCCGGTCCCAGCGCTGGCAGTGAGCTGGAGACACAACGCTTGATGAGCTTTATACGCGAACATGTGGAGAAGGATCAGATCAAAACATATATTGCCTTGCATTCGTATTCACAGATGCTCATGTTTCCCTTTGGCTACACCAAGGAACATGTGGCCAACTACGATGATCTGCAGGAATTTGGCAAAAAGGCCGCTGCTGCAATTAAAGCTGAGAGTGGTCGTGACTATGTAAGTGGTAATCTCTACGAGACGATTTATCCATCGAGTGGCGGCAGCATGGACTGGGCCCATGCCGAAGCCGGCATACCCATTAGCTATACTTTTGAACTGCGCGGTCCACCCGATAGTCAGGATCTGTTCATTCTGCCAGCTGTGGAGATTCAGCCAACCGCCAGCGAAGCCTTTACTGCCATTCGCACTATTGTTGAGGCTGCTGCCGAGAAGAATTATTACAAATGAGGAAATTATCATCAGGATGCCATTATCTTTTAGAAAACTTGACGTGCAACGCATTTAAATAACATCtactcttttctctttttatgaGCGCTACTATCTGAAGTAAGCTCAGACTGTTTTTATTGCGAGCAagataagaaatatatatgatcAGATAAAGACAAGATATCCGAGTTGAGTGGTTTtactgttttgcttgtttaCATTGTAcaatatattgttattatgctatctcttacatttatttataactgtcatattgtatacatatatcacaTTTTGAAGAACTCTTTTGGTGAAAATCTATGGAAAACCTGAAAAAGACGTGCTTATTCTGTCATTCTAAAGTTTAAGTATAGTCATAACGATTAGAGATTCAAAAATAACGGCTATTCCGCGCTATCGATAGTTGAAGGGAATAAACATCGATGTATATAAACGTCGTTTTTcgattttgcatttttgcgaAAGTGGCTTTTTATTATAGCACTCTGATTATTTGGAAGAGCTGCGTCTGGGAATTAAACAAAATCGGAATCAGGATGTTATAAAATTTTCCTAATTATATTTCCACAATAAaacgtatattttttttaatattacgaTACGGTCATACTCAAACTACAATAAagctttaaaaattattttgttttagacaAAAGGTTAATTAATCAAAACatgcaacataaatattttgcaataattacAATGTTTTGGAACCATCAATgaaacatttatataaatactttttggtataagttacaaaaaaatactggaaaagatttttagaatttttagtGCTTCGAATTGCTCACACTTACTAATCTTAAGAGAATTTTATACGAAAAAGAAagacaataa encodes the following:
- the LOC133843799 gene encoding zinc carboxypeptidase gives rise to the protein MSASGSQIVGASSSEVSPKDQARYDHYRIYNVQFDNEQQIELFQKLEAESDSLTFIGHAREVGQKLSILVAAHRVADFADLLATYKVQHRVLTYNFQEKIDRNMREVLPEHVDVSKYDWQHFFHLKTIYDWLDHMASKYPEQISVLDMGSSTQGNAIKGLQLGKNPANKAIFIESGIHAREWIAPATATYIINELLTSQDERVQQLAKNYNWIIFPCVNPDGYRYTFEHDRMWRKNRQLFGTCRGVDLNRNYPDHWNTTGSSSDPTRYDFAGPSAGSELETQRLMSFIREHVEKDQIKTYIALHSYSQMLMFPFGYTKEHVANYDDLQEFGKKAAAAIKAESGRDYVSGNLYETIYPSSGGSMDWAHAEAGIPISYTFELRGPPDSQDLFILPAVEIQPTASEAFTAIRTIVEAAAEKNYYK